A genomic region of Rhipicephalus sanguineus isolate Rsan-2018 chromosome 1, BIME_Rsan_1.4, whole genome shotgun sequence contains the following coding sequences:
- the LOC119378841 gene encoding uncharacterized protein LOC119378841, which produces MQRNETHPNTEATGTTDHDVSAVSFRLPPYWDRNPSIWFLQAESQFVLSGVRTEQRKYHLVVSALSPAAAEEVCDLFSGPPSATPYSTLKAALLERTTVSQRSRIQQLLSAEELGDRRPSQLLRHMRTLMSSSTTPTDDNLLRELFLQRLPANVQMVLATASTLDLNSLASLADKVLEVATPYVCKVTPSSNNVSVVPQIPSAPASPIDALCHRLEELVCAAERHYTPPRHRRDRSPSTPRYGREQRSRSPTPPRMCFYHRRFGKDARHCLQPCSWQENKQADH; this is translated from the coding sequence ATGCAACGCAACGAGACACACCCCAACACGGAAGCTACTGGCACGACCGATCATGACGTCTCTGCGGTCTCCTTCCGACTCCCACCTTACTGGGACCGCAACCCTTCGATCTGGTTCCTGCAAGCAGAGTCACAATTCGTGCTTTCTGGCGTGCGCACCGAACAACGCAAGTACCATCTCGTTGTTTCGGCACTGTCACCTGCCGCTGCCGAAGAGGTATGTGACCTGTTTTCAGGACCGCCCTCCGCCACACCATACAGCACTCTCAAGGCTGCTCTGTTGGAGCGAACGACGGTATCACAGCGTTCTCGCATCCAACAACTGCTCTCCGCGGAGGAATTGGGCGACCGCCGGCCAAGCCAGCTTCTTCGTCATATGCGTACACTGATGAGCAGCAGCACAACCCCCACAGATGACAACTTGCTGCGCGAACTCTTTCTGCAGCGCCTTCCGGCCAATGTGCAAATGGTCCTCGCCACTGCATCCACGTTGGACCTCAACAGTTTGGCCAGCCTGGCAGATAAAGTCCTGGAGGTAGCGACGCCATATGTGTGCAAAGTCACGCCATCATCCAACAACGTGAGTGTCGTTCCACAGATACCATCTGCCCCTGCTTCTCCTATCGACGCACTTTGCCATCGCTTGGAAGAACTGGTTTGTGCTGCGGAGCGTCATTACACCCCACCACGTCACCGAAGAGACCGCAGCCCAAGCACCCCGCGGTATGGACGAGAACAACGCTCCCGGTCTCCCACACCACCAAGGATGTGTTTTTACCACCGTCGTTTTGGGAAGGACGCGCGTCACTGTCTCCAACCTTGCTCGTGGCAGGAAAATAAGCAGGCCGACCATTAA